ATGTAGAATCCTAGACCATCCTGGTCCCCTTTgtgaagaaaaggaaaaacaatcaCCAACAGTTAACCAAAGAGTTCACCCATCCAATCTAAACAATGCCTACCCATCAACATCCAATACCCCAACCAACTCCAACACCAGTAACCCTCAAAGTAATATCAAAATAAGACACTATTCTGACAGAGATGATGCTGAGGAATTTGCAATCAAGATGAGACTAGCACAAAGGAAAATTCTTCTTAAGAATAACAGTGAGGAGTTAGATGGTCCAGAGGATTACATAATCTTCAAAGATGGACTGAATCAACCATTAGAGGGAGAAATACCTACTATCAACCCTGAGGTTATAGCCTGTCAAAAGAATCACAAAAGGATCATGGACCAgcacaaaaacaagaagaaaatgcTTAAAAAGAAGAATATTAACATCAAAACTGCTGCTAGAAAGAAAAATCCTACTACTGAAGATGGGGGACTAAGTGATATCAATCCTGATACTATCTTTCCAAAAGTTCAAAACCCATATACAAACATCTCAGTACCTATTGTTTTTGCCACAACCCCATCTCTAGCAGAAATCCAACAACAAATCAATGATGACTTCAACAACCAGAAGAAGCTGTTATGGGAAAGAAGGAAAAAAGATTTCAAACTTAAAGATGTAGACGCTAACCTGCACCCTCAGCTAATTGACCCAAAAAGGAAGCTCTTTATCTCCTCCACACCTATTGAGCACCTCACTCAGCTAGGGGATCAGAATCATCTAGCCAAAAGGAGCAATAACACTGTCATGCAAATGGAGGAAGATCAACTGACTAACTTGACTATTGGTGTCCCTGAGGGAGCAAATCCTTCCCCAAATCTCAAGGTACTATATTAGATTCCCTGTCATTTTTTACACTTTAAACAACATGATAATAGGAACAAAATCTTTCTTCAAAAGTTTTTATGTATCCTTAGATTAAGTAAGAAGAATGAAAATACCACTCACTCAACTATCTCTTGCATAGGATATCTTATTATGATATTTTCTTATCCCAATGTGTCTTACTTTGGGCAATTCTACACTGCCATGGCTTGGAATTGTCAAGGCCTAGGAAAACCCCAAACTAGTAGACACCTAAATAACATGCTAGATAAACATAATCCTGATATCTTCTTTTTATCTGAAACTAAACAACAGTCTAGAAACTTAAAAATCATTCTTGGAAACATAGGAGTCACTAATTTCTGGTTTGTTGAACCTAAAGGAAAAAACAATACTGCTGGAGGCCTAGTGTTAGCTTGGAAAACAAATCTTAAGGTCATTATAGAAAACTTCTCCAATCACCATATTACTgccacaatctatcctagtacaGGCATACCATGGCTCTTCACAGTCTACTATGGTAGTCCCTATACCACACCTGATAAAATCAATTCTTGGAAAATGATAGAGAACACTGATAAAACTAATACTCTTCCTTGGTTGATTATGGGAGACTTGAATGTTGTCCTTCATGAACATGAGAAATTCAGCCAACATCCTATTGATACTTCTGAAGCTAACATTTTTCTGGAGAAAATTGAAGAAGCAAATCTTACTGATCTGAGCTATACTGAGTGTCCTTTTACCTGGACAAACAGAAGAACTGGTATTCACCTTACTGAACAAAGATTGGATAGAGGGATGGCTAATGAAATCTGGCTTGAAATACACCCAAATACCACTAAATCAATTCTCCCTGCCATTGGATCTGATCACAACCCAATTTTTCTCAATACCAACCCCAATTGGAAGCAAGGTCACATACCATTAAAATTCTTTGTCCCCTGGATTGATCACCAGGACTGCAAAGACATCATTACGGAATGTTGGAGTACTCATCACAAAGGATCTCTTGCTATAAAGATTGATAGGAAATTAAGAGATATCAAAGTTAAGTTAAAAAAGTGGAACAAGGAGGTCTATGGCAAcatcaaaactaatctagaagaCAACATACAACACCTGGACTGGTTTACCAAAAATCAGTTTAACAGCAACAGAggcaagaaaataagagaaggtAAAAGGCAAGTTGAATACTGGCAGAATATTCAAGAAAACTTCTGGAAGACCAAAAGCAGATATCAACTTATCAAACTTGGAGATAAGAATACTAGCTTCTTCCACTTATCAGCCAAGAAAAGGTACAGAAGAAATAAAATTGACTCTATTCAACAAGCTGATGGTTCCTGGCTTCACAACAAAGAGAAAGTTGTTTCCTTCTTCACAAATCACTTTGCTACTATGGCCACTTCTTAACACATAAACATAAATCCCTCTCCCATAAACCTCAtacccaccaccatcaccaatatTGAAAATGATGATCTCCTTAAGATTCCTGAAGCTGAGgagatcaaaaatattctttttagcaTGGATGGTGACAAAGCCCCAGGACCCAATGGTTTTCCACCCAACTTTTTCCAAGCAAACTAGGATGTTGTGGGTGCAGACATCATTTCTGTGGTCCAATATTTCTTCACCTCTGGCTATATTCTCAAAGAGATGAACTCTACTTTTATCTCCCTTATTCCCAAAAATGATAACCCCATTACCCCTGCCCACTTCAGGCCTATATCTTTGTGTAATACTACctaaaaaatcatatcaaaacTTCTGACCCAAAAATTAAAACCTCTTTTACCTTCCCTCATATCCCACTTTCAGTCTGCTTTCATTCATGGCAGACAAATATCTGACAACATAGATATTTCCCATGAGATTATTCATCACATGAATACTAGAAGAGGCAAAAAAGGAGCTAATGGCACCATGGGAATCAAAATTGATATGGGAAAGGCTTTTGACATAGTTAATTGGGAATTCATTATGCAAGTCATGAAACAAATGGGATTCAACACTCAATGGTGCAATCTGGTTCATCAATgcatatccaccaccaccacggCTGTCTTGGTGAATGGTTCTCCTGGAAAGTTATTTAAACCAACTAGAGGTCTCATACAAGGAGATATTTTATCTCCTTATCTATTTCTGTTCTGCATGGAAGCCTTATCTAGACATCTGACTGCTGCTGAAGCTGAGGGTCTTATTCATGGAACCAAAATCTGCAGTGAAGCacctaatatcaatcacctcctcTTTACATATGATTGTATAAATTTTTTGCAAAGATAATTTGGAAGAATGTAACAACTTAATCAAGATTTTTCAAGACTTTGGGCACTCCTCAGGACAGCTCATAAACTTCTCCAAATCTGGTATATTCTTCAGTAAGAATACTGATCCTAGCATTGCTGACAGCATAAGTGATACTATGAAAGTCCAAAGAATTGATACTTCTGACAAGTACCTGGGGTCCCCCCTCTTCACCAACAAAAGCAAGATTCAAGATTTCAAACCTGGTGTGGACAAACTGAAGCTCAGACTGGCAGGTTGGAAATCTACTCTATCTACAGCTGAAAAAGTCATTATGATCCAAACAGTTACCTCAACATCAAGCATATATCAAATGAATTGCTTCAATCTCCCAAAAGACACCTGCAAAGAGATAAATACTATACAAAGAAATTTCTTCTGGAATAAAGATCAAGACAAACCCAAAGGTCTCTTCTACATTGCTTGGGATGCTGTCAACAAACCAAAAGAGCTAGGAGGCCTGGGTTTCAAAAACATGCAATACTTCAATCTTGCGATTTCTAAAATTGCTTGGATATTGATAGAAGAACCACACTCTCTGTGGACCAGTACTATGAAGGCTTCTCACTTCCCAAACAAGGAAGTCATTAGATTGGAAACAAAGCCAAAGAATACTGATTCCTGGATTTGAAAAGGAATTTTAGAGGGCATCACCTGCATTCAAAAGTACTATATCTGGAAAATAGGGGATAACACCAACATACATATTTGGGAAGATAGATGGATAGAAAATCTACCTGACATTCTCCAAAAACCACTTCACTGCCCCTCCAACCTGAAAACTGTTAACCAACTCTTCAATACCAATGGGGAATGGGATCATCACATTATTTCCCTCTGGTTTCCTcaaaatattcaacaactcattCTCCGGATACATCATCACCCTAACTCTGTGGACACCATCCAATGGAGCTTAACTCATACTAGAAAATTCACAGTTAAATCCCTTTATGATAAACAGATTGAGATAAATATGTTGGAGATACTCTTACAGCTCCATGGGGAGATATTTGGAAATTAGATACCAACCCATCCATCCAACTATTTatatggaaatgtgctcatggaatACTTCCAACAAATGCCAAGTCTGCTGGTATCCTAACCTATATTGACCCTCTCTGTAATATCTGCAAGTGTGCAAATGAAAACATTACTCATGTGCTCTTAGCCTGCCCTGCTGCTTCAGATGTTTGGAGGAATCTCTTTGGGGAGAATCACCAGCTATTTATTAATCACAGATCTTTTTATGATTGGTTTAATAGTTGGTTTTCACCCGACAATACCACAACCAGTTGGAACTCTTCTTATGCTACCATATGCTGGTTTatctggaaagctagatgtgacAAAATTTTCAGAAACATTGATCCTaatgctgctgctactgctctGAAAATCACTCAACACCTTTGCTCCCATGACATTGTTCTTCACAAACCCAGTCATATCTTAAACAATATCTATTATCAAGCTAGCAGTGCTGAGGATAACTTGAGCACTCACACCAGAGGCAGACAGTTACAAGAAAAACTCGGAGTCACTATTAGCATACATATTATGGAAGTTTATAATAATTTGGCTAATGGTGATAGATTTCAGTATACTAACTTTGCTTTGGTGGCTCTTTCTTTCTCAGGCCAATGCATGGGAGCCAGGAATGTTAAAGACCCAACAATTGGACTCAATAGATCAAGAATAGCCTGCATAGGAGCTCAACTAGCACTGACCTGGGGAAAAGAGATGAAAAAGACCAATATCAACTTTGAAGCAGAAGAGGATGACATTCTACAAGCCATTCACACAGCCTACAAAATTGCAGTACAACAACGGTTCCAAGAAAACTCTACGATTGAAGATAGGAATTAGGAGTTATCGACTTTGTTTTGGGAAATCTCACTAAATTAGATAGTCAGCATCAAAACAATGCTGCTAAACTAGCTAGGATCACTAGCACTTCTCTTCTATTCCAGCACATGAACCAGAAAGATACCAACTTGAAACTTTTTTGGCAAACTTTACAGTCTAGTCCaaactaagggtgcacaggaaccgagccggaccgaaccggaaccgatggaaccgtacctgattttggatcgaaccgaggtacaaggtacaagtaccggtcccaaaaataggaaccgagctctgggggtacaggtacacggtccaacaCATGAACCGTCTCGTACCGGACCGAAGTCCCGAATAATTCTgaccgttagatttaggggataaggGATCTGTCTCAGCCATTGGATTAATAAGGGGTATATAAGCTCAGATTATTAGATTAGGGTTTCAGTTCCCTTAGTTTTTTCTCGCCTCTTCTCAGTACttctctctgagaaggagaagaaattctccccttcttctgatcttcatcttctctgttaaCCTTCAATCAAACGATTAAAAGTTCAAACCGTATTACTTCGTCTGTCTCTTCGTTTTTAATTCCGGTGTGAAGAAAATTAGAAGAACAATTCCGGTGGtaagtaatttttaattttttgattttaatttttgtatgcaTGTCTGTGAATCTGTGATTGAGATTAACGGATTTTTGTTTTCTCTAGCGAGTAGCGGCTTAAAAGATTTTCTTCATCTCCCACCAAACCTTCATAGCGAGTAGCGGCTTAAAGGATTCACTGCAATCACCGtaagatctttttcttcttcatatggatgttgtttcttttacacttCTGAAACTAAATCTAGGCTTTTAGTGTTCTGtcacatttttggatgattttttttgcttttagatcTTTGATTCATGAGCAGTAGTTTAGCCGTGAAGATGGAAATGCTATTCTAAAGCTAGGGTTACCTAAAAATTTCTGTAATAAACTAAtagttgttttttagttttgtGAATGCTGATAAAATGTTAACATGGGTGTTGAATTTGACTCTGAGTATTTAGTTTACCATTCTTTTGATTGAGTTAGTTTAAAGGCTATTGATGAATGTTTTTGAACAGTTATTATGAATCATACTTGAAATAGAAAGCTAAATTGTTCACTTCCAGAGGTATTTGTATGGATTTTCACAAGTAATTAGATAACCAGTTCACAGAACCTTGTGTAGCCCAGTTTCCTCAAACATCTTGCTTTTTGATCTTTCAATTGGAACTATCATGAATTTATAAGCAATGAGTTGCCAAAATTTTTAGTCAATTTCTTTAACATTTTGATCAAATCAACTCTTCTCAAGTATATATAAACACATAATATACATGCAATGATCAAGTATACAACTACCATTGAGGATCCAACAACTGTATTTGTGGCAGTGGTAGGTATAGCAGTTGTAGGTGTAGGAGTTGTAGTATCTGAAAGCGAgtcttaagtccttgtagaagctctttatctacaaggacagttgaggcattgctttgcacacaaagctggctaaggaagccaatacaacttgatcttctatctgattacataccagatgatgatgttgaaattgaagaaggtaacatattacattattacttgtgtttggcagtaatagatatagtctaatggttactaactgctattattatttttttgcagcgttacttggtcctatcaacaatgaTGACACCGCAAGTgctgctgacatggattagaagatcaataTTCAAGGCTACTGCAGCACTGCTAgactgctagttgttcttttatcagattttctcattttcaagacttagtgtgtgtctgtgactactgctacttcttttttaagattttcaagacattgtttgtttggtttgctattaatattgctacttattagttgttgctttgagatattgaaaaatagataaaaaaacaggtaaaaaaataaaaaacagggCAGTagatttctgttttttttccccctgaaatggaaccggaaccggtACCGGTACCGACCGGAACCGGCCGGTCCCGAATGGAACCGGAATCGAGGTACTCGGTACCGGGACCGGTCCATTTTTTTGGTACCGAAGGGTgtaaggtacaggtactcggtctcggcaagaaccgagccgaaccgtaccgtgtgcacccttagtccAAACTCTATCATTCAGGATTACTGTAATAACTCTTCTAATCTGGCTAGGGATCCTCTTGGAGCTATGATTAGCCCAGTTGATTCTCAAATTACTGTTGTAATTTTGGAGTAAGTTGCTCTTTCCAGAGCTTCTGTTCTCTTtttattattcaaaaaaaaaaaaaaaaagacttaaaTTCAGTAGTGCCAGATGAATatacaataataattaaaaaaatgtttCACGTGGGTGGAACTGGAACCACTAAATTTCCTCATTATCAAAATTTCCATAGCAAACTCTCTCCGGTCATCAAACTCCCCTATATAAATCCCCCATTTCCTCTATCTCACTTCACAActtgtaaagaaaagaaaaacaaaaccctTTCGTTCTTGCTTGCAAACCAATCACCTTCTTTAACCTGAAAACCACCTCTCTTTAATTTTCTATCTAGAAATGGGTAGTCTTAATACTGAAGATGTTCTAGAAAACAGTTCAGCTTTCGGTGTAACAAATCCATTAGACCCAGAAGAATTCAGGAGACAAGGTCATATGATAATCGACTTCTTAGCTGATTATTATAGAGATGTCGAGAAGTATCCAGTTCGAAGTCAAGTAGAACCTGGTTATCTACGTAAACGATTACCTGAAACAGCTCCATACAATCCAGAATCAATCGAAACAATTCTTCAAGATGTGACAACTGAGATTATTCCAGGATTAACACATTGGCAAAGTCCTAATTACTATGCTTATTTTCCTTCGAGTGGTTCCGTTGCTGGATTCCTTGGTGAAATGCTAAGTACTGGTTTCAATGTTGTTGGTTTTAACTGGATGTCTTCACCTGCTGCTACAGAACTCGAAAGTATTGTTATGGATTGGTTCGGAAAAATGCTTAACCTTCCAGAATCATTCTTGTTCTCTGGTAGTGGTGGTGGAGTTTTACAGGGAACTACTTGTGAAGCAATCTTGTGTACATTAACAGCTGCAAGAGACAGAAAGTTAAATAAAATTGGTCGTGAACATATCGGGAGGTTAGTTGTTTATGGATCTGATCAAACTCACTGTGCACTACAAAAAGCTGCTCAGGTTGCAGGAATTAACCCAAAGAACTACCGTGCTGTTAAAACGTTCAAAGCTAATTCATTCGGACTAGCAGCTGCTACCCTAAAAGAAgtaattcttgaagatattgaaGCCGGGTTGATCCCACTTTTTGTATGTCCCACGGTTGGAACTACATCATCGACTGCAGTGGATCCGATCGGTCCTATCTGTGAAGTGGCTAAGGAATACGAAATGTGGGTTCATGTAGAC
Above is a genomic segment from Papaver somniferum cultivar HN1 chromosome 10, ASM357369v1, whole genome shotgun sequence containing:
- the LOC113317142 gene encoding tyrosine/DOPA decarboxylase 2-like, which gives rise to MGSLNTEDVLENSSAFGVTNPLDPEEFRRQGHMIIDFLADYYRDVEKYPVRSQVEPGYLRKRLPETAPYNPESIETILQDVTTEIIPGLTHWQSPNYYAYFPSSGSVAGFLGEMLSTGFNVVGFNWMSSPAATELESIVMDWFGKMLNLPESFLFSGSGGGVLQGTTCEAILCTLTAARDRKLNKIGREHIGRLVVYGSDQTHCALQKAAQVAGINPKNYRAVKTFKANSFGLAAATLKEVILEDIEAGLIPLFVCPTVGTTSSTAVDPIGPICEVAKEYEMWVHVDAAYAGSACICPEFRHFIDGVEEADSFSLNAHKWFFTTLDCCCLWVKDPSALVKALSTNPEYLRNKATESRQVVDYKDWQIALSRRFRSLKLWLVLRSYGITNLRNFLRSHVKMAKTFEGLIGMDGRFEITVPRTFAMVCFRLLPPTTIKVYDNGVHQNGNGVVAVHNENETLLLANKLNQVYLETVNATGSVYMTHAVVGGVYMIRFAVGSTLTEERHVIHAWKVLQEHADLILGKFSEADFSS